GCCTGCGCCTGCGACCGCTGTAACAACATGAAAGGAAACCGGCCGCTCATGCAGGCCGGGATGAAACTTCTGCGCAAGCCGACCCGCCCCAATCATATCACCTATATCCAACGCTTTGTGGGGGTCACCGACAACCGCTGGAAACAATACCTTTTCATGGAGTAATCTTGAACAAAAGGGAAACGATTCTATCCGGAATGCAGCCCTCCGGGGAACTGCATATTGGGAATTTGGAGGCGGCGCTCAAGAACTGGGTGCGGCTTCAGGATGAATATAACATGTATTGCTGCATAGTCGACTGGCACGCTCTGACCGGCGACTATGAAAACACCGGGATCATGAAAGAGCGGGTGGAACAACTGGCAATCGACTATCTGGCGGCGGGGCTAGATCCGGAGCGATGCGCCATTTTTGTCCAATCCGATGTGAAAGAGCATGCCGAACTGCATCTTCTCTTCTCGATGATTGTTACGGTCCCGACCCTGACCCGTCTTCCGACCTACACCGAGAAGAAAGAGGAAAAAGGGCTGGATAGTTACGGTTTTCTGGGGTATCCGGTGTTGCAGGCGGCCGATATTTGTGTTTATAACGCCGACAAGGTGCCTGTGGGGAAAGATCAGGAAAAGCATATCTGGCTGGCGGCCGATCTGGCTAAGAGATTCAACACTCTCTATGGGCAGACGTTTGTCGAACCGCAGGCGCTGTTCACGAAGATTCCGGTTATCCCCGGCATGGATGGGCGGAAGATGTCGAAATCGTATGACAATCATAT
The Candidatus Zixiibacteriota bacterium genome window above contains:
- the trpS gene encoding tryptophan--tRNA ligase; the encoded protein is MNKRETILSGMQPSGELHIGNLEAALKNWVRLQDEYNMYCCIVDWHALTGDYENTGIMKERVEQLAIDYLAAGLDPERCAIFVQSDVKEHAELHLLFSMIVTVPTLTRLPTYTEKKEEKGLDSYGFLGYPVLQAADICVYNADKVPVGKDQEKHIWLAADLAKRFNTLYGQTFVEPQALFTKIPVIPGMDGRKMSKSYDNHIPIAATEKETTERIRKYFTDPQKLRRGDPGRPEICPVYCLHQVYTPEPEKLIAPPCRSGELGCVDCKMKLAANLNESLRPLREKRVVIENNKDYIWDVLKNGATRARKRASEVMERVRAAMKMDYYRQ